GCTGACGCTCCTGAACCCGGGGAGTCACGCGGACCCGCGCGGGAACCGCCGCGGGCACGCGGAACTGGAGCGAGTCGCGGACGGCCTCGACGGCCGTCTGGTGTCGCCCGACGGCACCGTCGCGGAGACGTTCCACGTCCCAGCCGCCGACATCGGCGACGTCGACGACTCCTGACCGCTGGCACTCGAAGAACGCCACCGCTGCTGCGCGCCAGGCTGTGTCGCGGGGATCGTCGCGGATGGAGAGTGGACTGTGTCGAGGGATCGTCGCGGAAGGGTAGGGGGTGGAGGCGTCGCGGTGGAGGGCAACGGCCTCGGTGGCAGGGGGCGTCGGCGTTCGGGGAGGGGAACCGCGTGAGGGCCGGCGATGGGGGAAGGGAACTGCGTGGGGGTGGGGGCAGGGGAGGGGAACTGCGTGGGGGTGGGGGTGGCGTTGGGGGAGGGCAGGTGGCGTCAGCGGGAGCGGCGGGGATGGGCACCTTGGACGCACCTGTACGTACAGCGTATGTATCAAAAGGGATACCGGAGACTCAAAGCGGAGTTTTACCTAGAGTGCTCGCGGGCGAACGCTCGGATTTCGCCGGTCACGGACTTGAAAGAAATCAGTTGTGTCGTGCGTACCAGTACGCGAACCCGGCTGCGAGGACGAGCGCGCCGCCGACGAAGAACGCCGCGCCGGGCGGGATGCCTGCGGCGGCGGCGTCGACGGTGCCGGTCGCCGCGTCGGTCGCCGCGGTCGTCGTCTCGACGGTCGTCGTATTGTTCGGGTTCCCCGCGACCGGCTGTTCGCCCGGGCCGGGTGCGGGTCGGCCGATGGCGGGGTCGCCGCCGAACAGGCCGCCGAGGTCGCCGGCGAGTGCCTGCACGAGCACGGAGAGCCCGGCGAGCACCGCGAACGCACCGAGGAGGCGCGTGAGTGCGGCCTTCAGCCCCGTCGACTTCTCCTCGCCGCCTGCGAAGACGACGAGTGGTTGGTTCGCGGGCGCGTACACATTCATCTCGCGGCCTTTCGCGGAGTACGCGGTGTCGATCACTTCGATGACGTCCGCGTCCTCCAGCTTCTCGAGGTGGTACTGGGTGTTCTGGAGGGACGTGTCGACGCGGTCGGCCAGCTTCGACGGTGTCCCCGGGTCCTCGTGGAGTGCCGTCAGCAGTTCCCTGGCAGTGCCCGAGGAGAGCGCCCCGATGAGGTCGTCGGCGTCCTCGCTGTCGAGCCCGATGACGCGGGGTTCCGCGTCCTCGACGGCCGACGTGTCGGGGGTGGAGGGCAGCAAGTCAGCCATGTGGAACCGCTAGTCATCGATTCCCATGAATGTTTGTATATTTTCGTCGCGGAAATCCACGGGAGGGAACCGCGGAACTGGACGCCCGGTTCGATGTCGGAATCTGAATATTCAGCCCGTCGAGGTTTCAGAACCGGCAATACTTGGGTGGTGGGTTCGGAGATAACCGTTGGTATTGGCATCAAGTAGCGTGGGTCGTGTTACCTTTCAACGATCCCGGGTCCGCCGATCGCGAGCAATCGCTGCCGCCACGGCGCGCGACCTGACCCGGCGACGACCGCCGCCGTCCGAGCGCCCTGCGAAAGGCCTATGATGGCGCTACCGGAACGTGCAGCCAACAATGGCGTGGTTAGGCTTCATCCCCGAGGATCCCGTCGCGCTCGTCTTCGTCGTCCTCGTCCTCGCGCTCATCTTCTTCGTGTACCTCATGCTCCGGAAGACCGTCACGGAGTTCAGCGAGGGCATGCGCAAGGGCGGCAACTGACGCGACCGACGGCGTCCCCCGACCGACGACGCCGGTGATTCGAGCAGTCGCTTCCTTCAGGCGACGACGTCCCCGATACGGGTGACCGCTGTCGTTACGCGACGACGTCCCCGATACGGGCGA
Above is a genomic segment from Halorubellus sp. JP-L1 containing:
- a CDS encoding helix-turn-helix domain-containing protein; the protein is MADLLPSTPDTSAVEDAEPRVIGLDSEDADDLIGALSSGTARELLTALHEDPGTPSKLADRVDTSLQNTQYHLEKLEDADVIEVIDTAYSAKGREMNVYAPANQPLVVFAGGEEKSTGLKAALTRLLGAFAVLAGLSVLVQALAGDLGGLFGGDPAIGRPAPGPGEQPVAGNPNNTTTVETTTAATDAATGTVDAAAAGIPPGAAFFVGGALVLAAGFAYWYARHN